The genomic interval CGATCCTGAAACAGGGCGCGGGCGCGCAACTCCGGGCTGGTCGTCTCGCCTACCACGCCGATATCCAAATCGACGCTGCCGTCGCGTAGCGGTTGCGGATCCTTGTTCCATTTCTGTACAAAATGCAGCTTTACGCCGGGGGCTTCCCGGCTGATGCGCGTAATCAGCGCCGCGCCGAAGTTCTCGACAAAGCCATCGCGGCTGCGCAGGGTGAACGTGCGCGTCAAGCGACCGAGGTCGAGTTGTTCCGCCGGGCGCAACACCGCCTGTGCTTCCAGCACCAGTTGCCCGACCTGTTCACGGAGTATCAACGCCCGCGGAGTGGGAACCAGTCGGCGTCCGGCGCGAACCAGCAGCGGGTCGCCGGTGGTGTGACGCAGTCGAGCCAGTGCCCGGCTCATGGCCGACGGGCTTAACTGCAAGCGTCGGGCGGCCTGCGCGACGCTGCCTTCTTCCAGCAAAACATGAAGCGTACTCAGAAGATTCAGATCCGGTTTTGACATGATGACATCCTGCTAGCTGTTGTGGCCTGCAGCTATGGCCTGATATAGGGCGTGACATGCACGATTGTACTGCATGTCGTGCGTCTTCCGCCTGATGATGTGGCGTCATAGGCTATGGAATACATACCCCACGAGGTTTATCTATGATGCCCCTGACTGCTTCGTCCCGTGCCGCCCCGCAGACTGGCGGCGGCGCATTTATCAGTCTCTCTCTGTCTTCTCTGCTGTCCTCGCTGGGCACCAGCGTTGCCAACATCGCGTTGCCTGAATTCATGCTGGCGTTTCAGGCGCCGCTGGCGCAGGTGCAGTGGGTGGTGATCGCCTACTTGTTGGCGCTGACCGCTACGGTAATCGGCGTCGGGCGTCTGGGGGATATGTTCGGCCGTCGGCGCTGGCTGTCGACCGGTATTGTGTGGTTTACGCTGGCTTCGCTGGGATGTGGGCTGGCGCCGAACCTCGCCATGTTGATCGCGGCACGGATCGCTCAAGGGCTGGGCGCGGCAATCATGATGGCGATGACGCTGGCGCTGGTCGGGGAGACGGTCGATAAGGCGTCGTTGGGGCGTGCGATCGGTCAGTTGGGGGCGATGTCGGCCGTCGGCACTGCGCTGGGGCCGACGTTAGGCGGCGTCTTACTGGCATATGCGGGGTGGCCGTCGCTGTTTCTGATCAATGTGCCGTTGGGTCTGCTGGCGTTATGGCTGGCGGCCCGGCGTCTGCCGGTAGCGGCCATGTCGCCGGATGCGCAGACAACCGGGTTTGACCTGGCGGGAACGCTGTGGCTGGTGGGGACGTTGGTGGCTTATGCGCTGGCGATGACGCCGGACGTAGACGTTATGGGCGCAACCCGGCCGTGGCTGCTGTCGGCGGCGATTGTCGGCCTGTTCGGGTTTATCCGGGTGGAGACGCACACCGCCAACCCGTTGATTCAGCCTGGTATGCTGCGTTCTGCGGTGATGGGCGGTGGGCTGGCGACCAGCCTGTTGGTGGCTGTCGTGATGATGACCACGCTGGTGGTCGGCCCATTCTATCTGCGTCATGCCTTGCGTTTGGATGCCACCCAAACCGGGCTGGTGATGTCCGCTGGGCCGTTAACCGCCGCGTTGACCGGCGCAGTGGCGGGGCGTTGGGTGGATCGCGCCGGGACGATGCGCATGACCATGCTGGGGTTGATGTTGATCATTCTCGGGTGTGGCACGCTGTCGGTCATGCCGTATTCAGCCGGTATTATTGGCTACGTTCTGCCGCTGTTAAGCCTCACCGCCGGGTATGCGCTGTTTCAAACCGCGAATAACACCTCATTGATGAAAAACGTGGATGCCACCCAACGCGGCCTGGTGTCGGGCATGGTGAATCTGTCGCGTAATCTGGGGTTGATCACCGGCGCGGCTGTGATGGGGGCGTTATTTGCGCAGGCGAGCTCGGTCGATCTGGCGTCGACGCTGGATATGACGGCGCGTGCCGAAGCGGTATCCGGCGGGATGCGCACAACGTTTCAGACGGCTGCGGCGCTGGTATTGATGGCAGTACCGATCGCGTGGTTCAGTGTACGCCGCCGTTCGGGTTGAGCAGCGGCGATAATCACATGGAACGTCAGTGAGTTCATTTTTTAATCATAAACCCGTCATCAAATTTTCATCTGCGGTGCTCTTAATAACAGCCATTGTTCAGTTAGCGGGAATAGGCTCATGTCTCAGGCACTGTTGGAACCCGAAATCAGCCCACAGAGTGAACCCAGGGCGTTCGCGCCGGACAACGTTTTGTCGGTGCGTCAGTTAAGTAAGGCTTACGCGGGACAGCGCAACCCGGTGTTGGACGGCATCAGTTTTGATCTGTGCGCGGGTGAAATGGTGGCGGTGATTGGCCGTTCCGGCGCCGGGAAATCCACCCTGCTGCATGTGATGAACGGTACCCTGCCGGCCAACGCCGGGCAGATCCTGCGTTATCGCGCTGCGCACGACCAGCAGGACATTCTGCAACTCGGCGGGCGCGATATGCGCCAGTGGCGCAGCGAGTGCGGCATGATTTTCCAGGATT from Musicola paradisiaca NCPPB 2511 carries:
- a CDS encoding MFS transporter, which codes for MMPLTASSRAAPQTGGGAFISLSLSSLLSSLGTSVANIALPEFMLAFQAPLAQVQWVVIAYLLALTATVIGVGRLGDMFGRRRWLSTGIVWFTLASLGCGLAPNLAMLIAARIAQGLGAAIMMAMTLALVGETVDKASLGRAIGQLGAMSAVGTALGPTLGGVLLAYAGWPSLFLINVPLGLLALWLAARRLPVAAMSPDAQTTGFDLAGTLWLVGTLVAYALAMTPDVDVMGATRPWLLSAAIVGLFGFIRVETHTANPLIQPGMLRSAVMGGGLATSLLVAVVMMTTLVVGPFYLRHALRLDATQTGLVMSAGPLTAALTGAVAGRWVDRAGTMRMTMLGLMLIILGCGTLSVMPYSAGIIGYVLPLLSLTAGYALFQTANNTSLMKNVDATQRGLVSGMVNLSRNLGLITGAAVMGALFAQASSVDLASTLDMTARAEAVSGGMRTTFQTAAALVLMAVPIAWFSVRRRSG
- a CDS encoding LysR family transcriptional regulator → MSKPDLNLLSTLHVLLEEGSVAQAARRLQLSPSAMSRALARLRHTTGDPLLVRAGRRLVPTPRALILREQVGQLVLEAQAVLRPAEQLDLGRLTRTFTLRSRDGFVENFGAALITRISREAPGVKLHFVQKWNKDPQPLRDGSVDLDIGVVGETTSPELRARALFQDRFIGVVRAGHAWCDGHMTPQRYAAGQHIQVSRRGDSPHYLDDAMNAIGLTRTIVTSVSNFSAALALARQSDLIATVPEYHTRNLRHGLFGFPLPVPLADMTVSMLWHPRMDGDLAHRWLRDCLRAVCTDDPARPHIE